A window of the Athene noctua chromosome 31, bAthNoc1.hap1.1, whole genome shotgun sequence genome harbors these coding sequences:
- the CC2D1A gene encoding coiled-coil and C2 domain-containing protein 1A isoform X1 yields the protein MSKARRPPPGRGAAIARQMGLLVDLSPEGMAGDDAGDDAAELEAELLALVGGRAAPGEKPKGKTPLPMEAIEKMAALCMRDPDEEEGDDDEELADEDDLMAELQEVLGEGEGSAATPAPPAKAPEPPPEPSGIESTLTERAGMYRAAIASARQAGDGSRLRRYERGLKTLENMLASVKKGKKIDEEEIPPPVALGKGTNPPQSSPDPPLPAARPSSPQPPPQPPPLVPKPQVLPVSSPESKPAPSSLPPHPGKGLAPSPAPEVAGTPATPLSASAGPGSAEALLRGRQREYKLAALHAKQRQDLEMATKFYRVAKSFDSLLEAVGKGQTVELSSVPPPPDQLPKEPVSLGQPQPAVTVPVPQTKPASPAADAPAAPRDALEALQQRMERYKTAAAQAKSKGDDRKARMHERIVKQYQDAIRAHKAGKTVDFSELPVPPGFQPIQGTETPSGEQSIAGVLEAAMKLAGQDVPEEEDGAEEAKPPPTQSPLSPAQPAARPAPARAATATPQPKQPPPPPRAPSTGTPNSTGATKPAAPKPTAKAQQQLVFLEGRKKQLMQAALRAKQKNDIEGAKLFLRQAKGLDPLIEASQGGLPVDITKVPEAPVNKEDFMLVQRRGVHISPEAAGQYLELMKLIRQQHEMCVNYSKQFTHLGNIVETTKFEKLAEDCKQNMEILKQAHARGFPLPKYHYEQRTFSVIKIFPELNSNDMVLSIVKGINLPAPPGVAPNDLDAFVRFEFPYPNAEEAQKDKTNVIKNTDSPEFKEQFKLYMNRGHRGLRRVLQTKGIKFEVAHKGGLFKTDRVIGTAQLKLEALETVCEVREILELLDGRRPTGGKLEVLVRIREPLSSQQLEMRTERWLVINPSTLPPVAVPKPKPALAPVKEVNNRTLPSLNLLAFDREKLERKMLAYTQAQRPIPPELREQHQDITRRSQCLRSRLQHGGPPFRKEYLAQLERYLHLYTETARRLGTEGNRDAAKEALYKRNLVESEIQKLRR from the exons ATGAGCAAAGCCCGGAGGCCAccgccgggccgcggcgccgCCATCGCCAGGCAG aTGGGTTTGCTGGTGGACCTCTCTCCGGAGGGGATGGCGGGGGACGACGCCGGGGACGATGCTGCTGAGCTGGAGGCTGAGCTGCTGGCACTGGTGGGAGGCCGAGCTGCACCAGGAGAGAAGCCCAAGGGGAAAA cacctttGCCGATGGAGGCGATCGAGAAGATGGCGGCACTCTGCATGAGGGACCCGGACGAGGAGGAGGGGGATGACGACGAAGAGCTGGCGGACGAAGATGATCTCATG gctgagctgcaggaggtgctgggtgAAGGGGAGGGGAGCGCGGCCACGCCGGCGCCTCCTGCCAAG GCGCCAGAGCCGCCACCGGAGCCCAGCGGCATCGAGTCGACGCTGACGGAGCGGGCAGGGATGTACCGGGCGGCCATTGCCAGCGCCCGGCAGGCCGGGGACGGCTCCAGGCTGCGGCGCTACGAGAGGGGCCTCAAG ACGCTGGAGAACATGCTGGCCTCCGTCAAGAAGGGGAAGAAGATCGACGAGGAGGAAATCCCCCCTCCGGTGGCACTGGGGAAGGGAACGAACCCCCCACAGTCCTCCCCGGACCCCCCCCTacccgccgcccgccccagctccccgcagccacccccgcagccgccccccctGGTCCCGAAGCCTCAAGTCCTGCCCGTCAGCTCTCCGGAGTCAAAACCGGCTCCTTCCTCGCTGCCTCCCCACCCAGGCAAGGGTTTGGCTCCTTCTCCCGCTCCGGAGGTGGCCGGAACCCCGGCAACGCCGCTCTCGGCTTCCGCAGGCCCGGGCAGCGCCGAGGCTCTGCTGCGGGGCCGGCAGCGGGAGTACAAGCTGGCAGCGCTGCACGCCAAGCAGCGCCAGGACCTGGAAATGGCCACCAAGTTCTACCGGGTGGCAAAG AGCTTTGACTCCCTGCTCGAAgcggtggggaaggggcagacgGTGGAGCTGAGCAGTGTGCCGCCTCCCCCCG ACCAGCTGCCGAAGGAGCCGGTGTCGCTGGGCCAGCCGCAGCCTGCTGTGACGGTGCCTGTGCCGCAAACCAAACCAGCGTCTCCTGCAGCAG acgcccccgccgctccccgggacGCGCTGGAGGCCCTGCAGCAGAGGATGGAGCGGTACAAGACGGCGGCGGCGCAGGCCAAGAGCAAGGGAGACGACCGCAAGGCCCGGATGCACGAGCGCATCGTTAAG CAATACCAAGATGCCATCCGGGCGCACAAAGCGGGGAAGACAGTGGATTTCTCAGAGCTGCCCGTTCCCCCAG GCTTCCAGCCCATCCAGGGCACGGAGACGCCGTCCGGGGAGCAGAGCATCGCCGGGGTGCTGGAAGCAGCCATGAAACTGGCCGGCCAGGACGTCCCCGAGGAGGAGGATGGTGCTGAGGAAGCAAAG CCCCCCCCGACGCAGTCCCCTCTGTCCCCGGCACAgcccgctgcccgccctgccccggcAAGAGCTGCCACCGCCACCCCCCAGCCcaagcagcccccgccgcccccccgagccccctccaCGGGCACCCCAAACTCCACCGGAGCGACCAAACCAGCGGCCCCCAAACCCACCGCAAAAG cccagcagcagctggtgtttctggagggcaggaagaagcagctgatgcaGGCTGCCCTCCGCGCCAAGCAGAAGAACGATATCGAGGGGGCGAAGCTCTTCCTGCGCCAGGCCAAAGGGCTGGACCCGCTGATCGAGGCCTCGCAGGGCGGCCTGCCCGTCGACATCACCAAG GTCCCTGAAGCCCCCGTGAACAAGGAGGATTTCATGCTTGTGCAGCGCCGGGGTGTCCACATCTCCCCCGAGGCGGCCGGCCAGTACCTGGAGCTGATGAAACTGATTCGGCAGCAGCACGAG ATGTGCGTGAATTACTCCAAGCAGTTCACTCACCTGGGCAACATCGTGGAGACGACCAA GTTTGAGAAGCTGGCGGAGGACTGCAAGCAGAACATGGAGATCCTGAAGCAGGCGCACGCCCGCGGCTTCCCGCTGCCCAAGTACCATTACGAGCAGCGAACCTTCAGCGTCATCAA GATCTTTCCGGAGCTGAACAGCAACGACATGGTGCTGTCGATAGTGAAAGGGATCAACCTCCCGGCGCCGCCAG GTGTGGCTCCCAACGACCTGGACGCCTTCGTGCGGTTCGAATTCCCCTACCCCAACGCG GAGGAAGCTCAGAAAGACAAAACCAACGTCATCAAAAACACCGATTCTCCCG AGTTCAAGGAGCAGTTCAAGCTCTACATGAACCGAGGGCACCGCGGGCTCCGCCGCGTCCTTCAGACCAAAGGCATCAAGTTCGAAGTGGCTCATAAAGG GGGCCTGTTTAAGACCGACCGGGTCATCGGCACGGCCCAGCTCAAGCTGGAGGCGCTGGAGACGGTCTGTGAGGTTCGGGAGATCCTCGAG ctcctggaCGGCCGCCGGCCCACGGGGGGGAAGCTGGAAGTGCTGGTGCGGATCAGGGAGCCCCTCAGCTCCCAGCAGCTGGAGATGCGGACGGAGCGTTGGCTGGTCATcaaccccagcaccctgcccccg GTCGCCGTCCCCAAACCCAAACCGGCCCTCGCTCCTGTGAAGGAAGTGAACAACAG GACCCTGCCCAGCCTCAACCTGCTGGCCTTCGACCGGGAGAAGCTGGAGAGGAAG atGCTGGCCTACACGCAGGCGCAGCGGCCGATCCCCCCTGAGCTgcgggagcagcaccaggacaTCACCCGGCGCAGCCAGTGCCTGCGGTCGCGCCTGCAGCACGGCGGCCCCCCCTTCCGCAAAG AGTACCTGGCCCAGCTGGAGCGGTACCTGCACCTCTACACCGAGACGGCGCGGCGCCTGGGCACCGAGGGCAACCGG GACGCGGCCAAGGAAGCGCTGTACAAGAGGAACCTGGTGGAGAGCGAG ATCCAAAAGCTGCGCCGATGA
- the CC2D1A gene encoding coiled-coil and C2 domain-containing protein 1A isoform X3 — translation MSKARRPPPGRGAAIARQMGLLVDLSPEGMAGDDAGDDAAELEAELLALVGGRAAPGEKPKGKTPLPMEAIEKMAALCMRDPDEEEGDDDEELADEDDLMAELQEVLGEGEGSAATPAPPAKAPEPPPEPSGIESTLTERAGMYRAAIASARQAGDGSRLRRYERGLKTLENMLASVKKGKKIDEEEIPPPVALGKGTNPPQSSPDPPLPAARPSSPQPPPQPPPLVPKPQVLPVSSPESKPAPSSLPPHPGKGLAPSPAPEVAGTPATPLSASAGPGSAEALLRGRQREYKLAALHAKQRQDLEMATKFYRVAKSFDSLLEAVGKGQTVELSSVPPPPDQLPKEPVSLGQPQPAVTVPVPQTKPASPAADAPAAPRDALEALQQRMERYKTAAAQAKSKGDDRKARMHERIVKQYQDAIRAHKAGKTVDFSELPVPPGFQPIQGTETPSGEQSIAGVLEAAMKLAGQDVPEEEDGAEEAKPPPTQSPLSPAQPAARPAPARAATATPQPKQPPPPPRAPSTGTPNSTGATKPAAPKPTAKAQQQLVFLEGRKKQLMQAALRAKQKNDIEGAKLFLRQAKGLDPLIEASQGGLPVDITKVPEAPVNKEDFMLVQRRGVHISPEAAGQYLELMKLIRQQHEMCVNYSKQFTHLGNIVETTKFEKLAEDCKQNMEILKQAHARGFPLPKYHYEQRTFSVIKIFPELNSNDMVLSIVKGINLPAPPGVAPNDLDAFVRFEFPYPNAEEAQKDKTNVIKNTDSPEFKEQFKLYMNRGHRGLRRVLQTKGIKFEVAHKGGLFKTDRVIGTAQLKLEALETVCEVREILELLDGRRPTGGKLEVLVRIREPLSSQQLEMRTERWLVINPSTLPPVAVPKPKPALAPVKEVNNRTAICSVL, via the exons ATGAGCAAAGCCCGGAGGCCAccgccgggccgcggcgccgCCATCGCCAGGCAG aTGGGTTTGCTGGTGGACCTCTCTCCGGAGGGGATGGCGGGGGACGACGCCGGGGACGATGCTGCTGAGCTGGAGGCTGAGCTGCTGGCACTGGTGGGAGGCCGAGCTGCACCAGGAGAGAAGCCCAAGGGGAAAA cacctttGCCGATGGAGGCGATCGAGAAGATGGCGGCACTCTGCATGAGGGACCCGGACGAGGAGGAGGGGGATGACGACGAAGAGCTGGCGGACGAAGATGATCTCATG gctgagctgcaggaggtgctgggtgAAGGGGAGGGGAGCGCGGCCACGCCGGCGCCTCCTGCCAAG GCGCCAGAGCCGCCACCGGAGCCCAGCGGCATCGAGTCGACGCTGACGGAGCGGGCAGGGATGTACCGGGCGGCCATTGCCAGCGCCCGGCAGGCCGGGGACGGCTCCAGGCTGCGGCGCTACGAGAGGGGCCTCAAG ACGCTGGAGAACATGCTGGCCTCCGTCAAGAAGGGGAAGAAGATCGACGAGGAGGAAATCCCCCCTCCGGTGGCACTGGGGAAGGGAACGAACCCCCCACAGTCCTCCCCGGACCCCCCCCTacccgccgcccgccccagctccccgcagccacccccgcagccgccccccctGGTCCCGAAGCCTCAAGTCCTGCCCGTCAGCTCTCCGGAGTCAAAACCGGCTCCTTCCTCGCTGCCTCCCCACCCAGGCAAGGGTTTGGCTCCTTCTCCCGCTCCGGAGGTGGCCGGAACCCCGGCAACGCCGCTCTCGGCTTCCGCAGGCCCGGGCAGCGCCGAGGCTCTGCTGCGGGGCCGGCAGCGGGAGTACAAGCTGGCAGCGCTGCACGCCAAGCAGCGCCAGGACCTGGAAATGGCCACCAAGTTCTACCGGGTGGCAAAG AGCTTTGACTCCCTGCTCGAAgcggtggggaaggggcagacgGTGGAGCTGAGCAGTGTGCCGCCTCCCCCCG ACCAGCTGCCGAAGGAGCCGGTGTCGCTGGGCCAGCCGCAGCCTGCTGTGACGGTGCCTGTGCCGCAAACCAAACCAGCGTCTCCTGCAGCAG acgcccccgccgctccccgggacGCGCTGGAGGCCCTGCAGCAGAGGATGGAGCGGTACAAGACGGCGGCGGCGCAGGCCAAGAGCAAGGGAGACGACCGCAAGGCCCGGATGCACGAGCGCATCGTTAAG CAATACCAAGATGCCATCCGGGCGCACAAAGCGGGGAAGACAGTGGATTTCTCAGAGCTGCCCGTTCCCCCAG GCTTCCAGCCCATCCAGGGCACGGAGACGCCGTCCGGGGAGCAGAGCATCGCCGGGGTGCTGGAAGCAGCCATGAAACTGGCCGGCCAGGACGTCCCCGAGGAGGAGGATGGTGCTGAGGAAGCAAAG CCCCCCCCGACGCAGTCCCCTCTGTCCCCGGCACAgcccgctgcccgccctgccccggcAAGAGCTGCCACCGCCACCCCCCAGCCcaagcagcccccgccgcccccccgagccccctccaCGGGCACCCCAAACTCCACCGGAGCGACCAAACCAGCGGCCCCCAAACCCACCGCAAAAG cccagcagcagctggtgtttctggagggcaggaagaagcagctgatgcaGGCTGCCCTCCGCGCCAAGCAGAAGAACGATATCGAGGGGGCGAAGCTCTTCCTGCGCCAGGCCAAAGGGCTGGACCCGCTGATCGAGGCCTCGCAGGGCGGCCTGCCCGTCGACATCACCAAG GTCCCTGAAGCCCCCGTGAACAAGGAGGATTTCATGCTTGTGCAGCGCCGGGGTGTCCACATCTCCCCCGAGGCGGCCGGCCAGTACCTGGAGCTGATGAAACTGATTCGGCAGCAGCACGAG ATGTGCGTGAATTACTCCAAGCAGTTCACTCACCTGGGCAACATCGTGGAGACGACCAA GTTTGAGAAGCTGGCGGAGGACTGCAAGCAGAACATGGAGATCCTGAAGCAGGCGCACGCCCGCGGCTTCCCGCTGCCCAAGTACCATTACGAGCAGCGAACCTTCAGCGTCATCAA GATCTTTCCGGAGCTGAACAGCAACGACATGGTGCTGTCGATAGTGAAAGGGATCAACCTCCCGGCGCCGCCAG GTGTGGCTCCCAACGACCTGGACGCCTTCGTGCGGTTCGAATTCCCCTACCCCAACGCG GAGGAAGCTCAGAAAGACAAAACCAACGTCATCAAAAACACCGATTCTCCCG AGTTCAAGGAGCAGTTCAAGCTCTACATGAACCGAGGGCACCGCGGGCTCCGCCGCGTCCTTCAGACCAAAGGCATCAAGTTCGAAGTGGCTCATAAAGG GGGCCTGTTTAAGACCGACCGGGTCATCGGCACGGCCCAGCTCAAGCTGGAGGCGCTGGAGACGGTCTGTGAGGTTCGGGAGATCCTCGAG ctcctggaCGGCCGCCGGCCCACGGGGGGGAAGCTGGAAGTGCTGGTGCGGATCAGGGAGCCCCTCAGCTCCCAGCAGCTGGAGATGCGGACGGAGCGTTGGCTGGTCATcaaccccagcaccctgcccccg GTCGCCGTCCCCAAACCCAAACCGGCCCTCGCTCCTGTGAAGGAAGTGAACAACAG gaCAGCCATCTGCTCCGTGCTGTAG
- the CC2D1A gene encoding coiled-coil and C2 domain-containing protein 1A isoform X2, whose protein sequence is MSKARRPPPGRGAAIARQMGLLVDLSPEGMAGDDAGDDAAELEAELLALVGGRAAPGEKPKGKTPLPMEAIEKMAALCMRDPDEEEGDDDEELADEDDLMAELQEVLGEGEGSAATPAPPAKAPEPPPEPSGIESTLTERAGMYRAAIASARQAGDGSRLRRYERGLKTLENMLASVKKGKKIDEEEIPPPVALGKGTNPPQSSPDPPLPAARPSSPQPPPQPPPLVPKPQVLPVSSPESKPAPSSLPPHPGKGLAPSPAPEVAGTPATPLSASAGPGSAEALLRGRQREYKLAALHAKQRQDLEMATKFYRVAKSFDSLLEAVGKGQTVELSSVPPPPDQLPKEPVSLGQPQPAVTVPVPQTKPASPAADAPAAPRDALEALQQRMERYKTAAAQAKSKGDDRKARMHERIVKQYQDAIRAHKAGKTVDFSELPVPPGFQPIQGTETPSGEQSIAGVLEAAMKLAGQDVPEEEDGAEEAKPAARPAPARAATATPQPKQPPPPPRAPSTGTPNSTGATKPAAPKPTAKAQQQLVFLEGRKKQLMQAALRAKQKNDIEGAKLFLRQAKGLDPLIEASQGGLPVDITKVPEAPVNKEDFMLVQRRGVHISPEAAGQYLELMKLIRQQHEMCVNYSKQFTHLGNIVETTKFEKLAEDCKQNMEILKQAHARGFPLPKYHYEQRTFSVIKIFPELNSNDMVLSIVKGINLPAPPGVAPNDLDAFVRFEFPYPNAEEAQKDKTNVIKNTDSPEFKEQFKLYMNRGHRGLRRVLQTKGIKFEVAHKGGLFKTDRVIGTAQLKLEALETVCEVREILELLDGRRPTGGKLEVLVRIREPLSSQQLEMRTERWLVINPSTLPPVAVPKPKPALAPVKEVNNRTLPSLNLLAFDREKLERKMLAYTQAQRPIPPELREQHQDITRRSQCLRSRLQHGGPPFRKEYLAQLERYLHLYTETARRLGTEGNRDAAKEALYKRNLVESEIQKLRR, encoded by the exons ATGAGCAAAGCCCGGAGGCCAccgccgggccgcggcgccgCCATCGCCAGGCAG aTGGGTTTGCTGGTGGACCTCTCTCCGGAGGGGATGGCGGGGGACGACGCCGGGGACGATGCTGCTGAGCTGGAGGCTGAGCTGCTGGCACTGGTGGGAGGCCGAGCTGCACCAGGAGAGAAGCCCAAGGGGAAAA cacctttGCCGATGGAGGCGATCGAGAAGATGGCGGCACTCTGCATGAGGGACCCGGACGAGGAGGAGGGGGATGACGACGAAGAGCTGGCGGACGAAGATGATCTCATG gctgagctgcaggaggtgctgggtgAAGGGGAGGGGAGCGCGGCCACGCCGGCGCCTCCTGCCAAG GCGCCAGAGCCGCCACCGGAGCCCAGCGGCATCGAGTCGACGCTGACGGAGCGGGCAGGGATGTACCGGGCGGCCATTGCCAGCGCCCGGCAGGCCGGGGACGGCTCCAGGCTGCGGCGCTACGAGAGGGGCCTCAAG ACGCTGGAGAACATGCTGGCCTCCGTCAAGAAGGGGAAGAAGATCGACGAGGAGGAAATCCCCCCTCCGGTGGCACTGGGGAAGGGAACGAACCCCCCACAGTCCTCCCCGGACCCCCCCCTacccgccgcccgccccagctccccgcagccacccccgcagccgccccccctGGTCCCGAAGCCTCAAGTCCTGCCCGTCAGCTCTCCGGAGTCAAAACCGGCTCCTTCCTCGCTGCCTCCCCACCCAGGCAAGGGTTTGGCTCCTTCTCCCGCTCCGGAGGTGGCCGGAACCCCGGCAACGCCGCTCTCGGCTTCCGCAGGCCCGGGCAGCGCCGAGGCTCTGCTGCGGGGCCGGCAGCGGGAGTACAAGCTGGCAGCGCTGCACGCCAAGCAGCGCCAGGACCTGGAAATGGCCACCAAGTTCTACCGGGTGGCAAAG AGCTTTGACTCCCTGCTCGAAgcggtggggaaggggcagacgGTGGAGCTGAGCAGTGTGCCGCCTCCCCCCG ACCAGCTGCCGAAGGAGCCGGTGTCGCTGGGCCAGCCGCAGCCTGCTGTGACGGTGCCTGTGCCGCAAACCAAACCAGCGTCTCCTGCAGCAG acgcccccgccgctccccgggacGCGCTGGAGGCCCTGCAGCAGAGGATGGAGCGGTACAAGACGGCGGCGGCGCAGGCCAAGAGCAAGGGAGACGACCGCAAGGCCCGGATGCACGAGCGCATCGTTAAG CAATACCAAGATGCCATCCGGGCGCACAAAGCGGGGAAGACAGTGGATTTCTCAGAGCTGCCCGTTCCCCCAG GCTTCCAGCCCATCCAGGGCACGGAGACGCCGTCCGGGGAGCAGAGCATCGCCGGGGTGCTGGAAGCAGCCATGAAACTGGCCGGCCAGGACGTCCCCGAGGAGGAGGATGGTGCTGAGGAAGCAAAG cccgctgcccgccctgccccggcAAGAGCTGCCACCGCCACCCCCCAGCCcaagcagcccccgccgcccccccgagccccctccaCGGGCACCCCAAACTCCACCGGAGCGACCAAACCAGCGGCCCCCAAACCCACCGCAAAAG cccagcagcagctggtgtttctggagggcaggaagaagcagctgatgcaGGCTGCCCTCCGCGCCAAGCAGAAGAACGATATCGAGGGGGCGAAGCTCTTCCTGCGCCAGGCCAAAGGGCTGGACCCGCTGATCGAGGCCTCGCAGGGCGGCCTGCCCGTCGACATCACCAAG GTCCCTGAAGCCCCCGTGAACAAGGAGGATTTCATGCTTGTGCAGCGCCGGGGTGTCCACATCTCCCCCGAGGCGGCCGGCCAGTACCTGGAGCTGATGAAACTGATTCGGCAGCAGCACGAG ATGTGCGTGAATTACTCCAAGCAGTTCACTCACCTGGGCAACATCGTGGAGACGACCAA GTTTGAGAAGCTGGCGGAGGACTGCAAGCAGAACATGGAGATCCTGAAGCAGGCGCACGCCCGCGGCTTCCCGCTGCCCAAGTACCATTACGAGCAGCGAACCTTCAGCGTCATCAA GATCTTTCCGGAGCTGAACAGCAACGACATGGTGCTGTCGATAGTGAAAGGGATCAACCTCCCGGCGCCGCCAG GTGTGGCTCCCAACGACCTGGACGCCTTCGTGCGGTTCGAATTCCCCTACCCCAACGCG GAGGAAGCTCAGAAAGACAAAACCAACGTCATCAAAAACACCGATTCTCCCG AGTTCAAGGAGCAGTTCAAGCTCTACATGAACCGAGGGCACCGCGGGCTCCGCCGCGTCCTTCAGACCAAAGGCATCAAGTTCGAAGTGGCTCATAAAGG GGGCCTGTTTAAGACCGACCGGGTCATCGGCACGGCCCAGCTCAAGCTGGAGGCGCTGGAGACGGTCTGTGAGGTTCGGGAGATCCTCGAG ctcctggaCGGCCGCCGGCCCACGGGGGGGAAGCTGGAAGTGCTGGTGCGGATCAGGGAGCCCCTCAGCTCCCAGCAGCTGGAGATGCGGACGGAGCGTTGGCTGGTCATcaaccccagcaccctgcccccg GTCGCCGTCCCCAAACCCAAACCGGCCCTCGCTCCTGTGAAGGAAGTGAACAACAG GACCCTGCCCAGCCTCAACCTGCTGGCCTTCGACCGGGAGAAGCTGGAGAGGAAG atGCTGGCCTACACGCAGGCGCAGCGGCCGATCCCCCCTGAGCTgcgggagcagcaccaggacaTCACCCGGCGCAGCCAGTGCCTGCGGTCGCGCCTGCAGCACGGCGGCCCCCCCTTCCGCAAAG AGTACCTGGCCCAGCTGGAGCGGTACCTGCACCTCTACACCGAGACGGCGCGGCGCCTGGGCACCGAGGGCAACCGG GACGCGGCCAAGGAAGCGCTGTACAAGAGGAACCTGGTGGAGAGCGAG ATCCAAAAGCTGCGCCGATGA